One stretch of Gambusia affinis linkage group LG05, SWU_Gaff_1.0, whole genome shotgun sequence DNA includes these proteins:
- the LOC122831250 gene encoding ETS1-related protein isoform X1, with protein MEVCHTGFYTEDFSTQEVPAGFDFASYDCPGEDPSLLLDSKAFGPQQYYPEPSKAPNLYHHSKAGTADTGLLNLDSHQDFTWLYPDDGLTLDQNQAGYQEALQTYQNLPQAGPFSPGLDGSHSPFLTRKGSNPFQNKSDQSFYDSDGHRQVSSFWPEYSPPSFTSTPLHPPPPPPPPPPPPSSCSSNPSTQPAEHYCPRVAKRKNTHLQRPEREGQAAGMSAYPGSGPIQLWQFLLELLLDSACRTFISWTGDGWEFKMSDPTEVAKRWGQCKNKPKMNYEKLSRGLRYYYHKNIIHKTAGKRYVYRFVCDMQGMLGKTAQEVLSSLNVSPTNTETWPASGAAPAEPSAGPW; from the exons ATGGAGGTTTGTCACACTGGATTCTACACCGAGGACTTCAGCACGCAGGAAGTGCCTGCAGGCTTCGACTTTGCTTCTTATG ACTGTCCAGGTGAAGACCCGTCCCTCCTGTTGGACAGTAAAGCCTTCGGGCCGCAGCAGTACTACCCAGAACCGTCTAAAGCTCCAAACCTTTACcaccacagcaaag CAGGTACCGCCGATACCGGACTCTTGAACCTGGACTCACACCAGGACTTCACCTGGTTGTACCCGGACG ATGGTTTgactctggaccagaaccaagcTGGGTACCAGGAGGCCCTGCAGACCTACCAGAACCTGCCTCAGGCCGGACCGTTCAGCCCGGGCCTGGACGGCAGCCACAGCCCGTTTCTGACCCGGAAAGGATCCAACCCGTTCCAGA ATAAAAGCGATCAGAGTTTCTACGACTCAGACGGACACAGACAGGTTTCCTCCTTCTGGCCTGAATATTCACCTCCCAGCTTCACCTCCACCCCGCttcaccctcctcctcctcctcctcctcctcctcctcctccttcatccTGCTCCTCGAACCCCAGCACTCAGCCTGCAGAGCACTACTGCCCCCGTGTGGCCAAACGCAagaacacacacctgcagaggCCAGAGAGGGAGGGGCAGGCAGCGGGAATGTCAGCGTATCCAG gttctggtccCATCCAGCTGTGGCAGTTTCTACTGGAGCTTCTCCTGGACTCCGCCTGCAGAACCTTCATCTCCTGGACCGGAGACGGATGGGAGTTTAAGATGTCTGATCCCACCGAG GTGGCCAAGCGCTGGGGTCAGTGCAAGAACAAGCCAAAGATGAACTACGAGAAGCTGAGCCGCGGCCTGCGCTACTACTACCACAAGAACATCATCCACAAGACGGCGGGCAAGCGCTACGTCTACCGCTTCGTCTGCGACATGCAGGGCATGCTGGGAAAGACGGCGCAGGAAGTCCTGAGCAGCCTGAACGTCTCACCCACAAACACAGAGACGTGGCCGGCCTCCGGGGCGGCGCCGGCCGAGCCCAGCGCCGGGCCCTGGTGA
- the LOC122831250 gene encoding ETS1-related protein isoform X2, which translates to MEVCHTGFYTEDFSTQEVPAGFDFASYDCPGEDPSLLLDSKAFGPQQYYPEPSKAPNLYHHSKGTADTGLLNLDSHQDFTWLYPDDGLTLDQNQAGYQEALQTYQNLPQAGPFSPGLDGSHSPFLTRKGSNPFQNKSDQSFYDSDGHRQVSSFWPEYSPPSFTSTPLHPPPPPPPPPPPPSSCSSNPSTQPAEHYCPRVAKRKNTHLQRPEREGQAAGMSAYPGSGPIQLWQFLLELLLDSACRTFISWTGDGWEFKMSDPTEVAKRWGQCKNKPKMNYEKLSRGLRYYYHKNIIHKTAGKRYVYRFVCDMQGMLGKTAQEVLSSLNVSPTNTETWPASGAAPAEPSAGPW; encoded by the exons ATGGAGGTTTGTCACACTGGATTCTACACCGAGGACTTCAGCACGCAGGAAGTGCCTGCAGGCTTCGACTTTGCTTCTTATG ACTGTCCAGGTGAAGACCCGTCCCTCCTGTTGGACAGTAAAGCCTTCGGGCCGCAGCAGTACTACCCAGAACCGTCTAAAGCTCCAAACCTTTACcaccacagcaaag GTACCGCCGATACCGGACTCTTGAACCTGGACTCACACCAGGACTTCACCTGGTTGTACCCGGACG ATGGTTTgactctggaccagaaccaagcTGGGTACCAGGAGGCCCTGCAGACCTACCAGAACCTGCCTCAGGCCGGACCGTTCAGCCCGGGCCTGGACGGCAGCCACAGCCCGTTTCTGACCCGGAAAGGATCCAACCCGTTCCAGA ATAAAAGCGATCAGAGTTTCTACGACTCAGACGGACACAGACAGGTTTCCTCCTTCTGGCCTGAATATTCACCTCCCAGCTTCACCTCCACCCCGCttcaccctcctcctcctcctcctcctcctcctcctcctccttcatccTGCTCCTCGAACCCCAGCACTCAGCCTGCAGAGCACTACTGCCCCCGTGTGGCCAAACGCAagaacacacacctgcagaggCCAGAGAGGGAGGGGCAGGCAGCGGGAATGTCAGCGTATCCAG gttctggtccCATCCAGCTGTGGCAGTTTCTACTGGAGCTTCTCCTGGACTCCGCCTGCAGAACCTTCATCTCCTGGACCGGAGACGGATGGGAGTTTAAGATGTCTGATCCCACCGAG GTGGCCAAGCGCTGGGGTCAGTGCAAGAACAAGCCAAAGATGAACTACGAGAAGCTGAGCCGCGGCCTGCGCTACTACTACCACAAGAACATCATCCACAAGACGGCGGGCAAGCGCTACGTCTACCGCTTCGTCTGCGACATGCAGGGCATGCTGGGAAAGACGGCGCAGGAAGTCCTGAGCAGCCTGAACGTCTCACCCACAAACACAGAGACGTGGCCGGCCTCCGGGGCGGCGCCGGCCGAGCCCAGCGCCGGGCCCTGGTGA